DNA sequence from the Streptomyces canus genome:
ACCAGCTCCAGGCGCTCGGCGGCCGGGTCGACCAGGACGAGTTCCTCGACGGGCAGGGTGTCCCGCAGGCGCGCGAAACCGTCGATGAGTTCGGGGGTGTAGGTCGAGCCTCCGCCGACCACGGTGAGTTTCATACGTGGTTAACCCTTCACTCCGGTCAGCGTGACGCCCTCGACGAACGCCTTCTGCGCGAAGAAGAACACGAGGATCACGGGGGCCATGACCAGCACGGTCGCGGCCATGGTGAGGTTCCAGTCGGTGTGGTGCATGCCCTTGAAGGACTCCAGGCCGTAACTCAGCGTCCAGGCGTTCTGGTTCTCCGAGGCGTAGATCTGCGGGCCGAAGTAGTCGTTCCAGGCGTAGAAGAACTGGAAGAGGGCCACCGCGGCGATCCCGGGCCTCGCCATGGGGATCACCACCCGTATCAGGGTGCGGAAGTCGCCGCAGCCGTCGACCTTCGCCGCGTCCACGTACTCGTTCGGGATCGTCATCAGGAACTGCCGGAGCAGGAAGATCGAGAACGCGTCCCCGAACGCCATCGGGATGATCAGCGGCCACAGGGTGCCCGACAGGCCCAGCTGCTTCGCCCAGAACAGGTACATCGGGATGATGACGACCTGCGGCGGCAGCATCATCATCGAGATGACCAGCATCAGGGAGAGATTGCGGCCCCGGAAGCGGAACTTGGCGAGCGCGTACGCCACCGGGATCGACGACACGACCGTAAGGACTGTTCCCAGTCCCGCGTAGATCAGCGTGTTGCGCCACCAGGTCAGAAAGCCCGGGGTGTCGAAGACCCGCCGGTAGTTGCCCCATTCCCAGGTGTGCGGGATCAGATCGCGGCTGAGGGCCTGGGTGTCGCTCATCAGCGAGGTCAGGAACACGAACACGAAGGGCAGCGTGAAGAAGAGGGCCGCGGCGAGGCCGAGGGAGTGGATCGCGACCCACTCCAGGGCGGCCTTGCGCCGGGCGGTGCGCTGTGCGGGCGAGGCCGGGGTCTTCAACTCCACCGGCCGGTCCAGTACTTGGGTCATGGTCAGTCACCTGCCTGGATGAGACCGCCCCGGCGCCGCATCAGGAACGCGGTGAACACCATCGACAGGGCGAAGAGGACGAGGGCGACGACACACGCGGAGCCGTAGTCGAAGCGCTGGAAGCCAAGGTTGTAGACGAGCTGGGGGAGGGTCAGCGTGGACTTCTCCGGATAGCCGGGCTCGAACTGCGTGCCCGCGCCCTGGATCACACCCGAGGCGACCTTCCCGGCGATGAGTGGCTGTGTGTAGTACTGCATCGTCTGGATCACGCCGGTGACCACGGCGAACATCACGATCGGCGAAATGTTGGGAAGGGTGACGAACCGGAACCGCTGCCACGCCGACGCCCCGTCCAGCTCGGCGGCCTCGTACTGCTCCTGCGGCACGTCGAGCAGCGCGGCCATGAAGATGACCATCAGGTCGCCGATGCCCCACAGGGCGAGCAGGGTGAGGGCCGGCTTCGACCAGGTGGGGTCGTTGAACCAGCCGGGGGCCGGGATGCCGACCTTCTCCAGGACCGAGTTGACCGGTCCCGTACCGGGGTTGAGGAGGAACGCGAAGGCCATGGTGGCCGCGACGGGCGGGGCCAGATACGGCAGGTAGAAGAGCGTCCGGAAGATCCCCGTACCCGTCTTGATCTTCGTGATGAGCAGACCGACCCCGAGGCCGAAGACGACCCGGAGGGAGACCATCACCACGACCAGCCACAGGGTGTTGCGCAGGGCGGGCCAGAAGAAGGGGTAGTGCTCGAAGACGTAGGTCCAGTTCTTCGTCCCGCTCCAGGTCGGCGGCTTGAAGCCGTCGTAGTGCATGAACGAGAAGTAGACGGTCGAGAGCAGCGGATAGGCGAAGAAGACCGTGAAGCCGATCAGCCAGGGTGACATGAAGGCGGCCGTGCGAAGTGCTTGTTTCCGCCGCTTCGCAGCGAGGCCGGACCCGCGGCGCTTCGACGCCAGAGTGACGGTGCTCATCGCTACTTCGCCTGCGCGATGTCTGTGTCGATCTGCTGTGCCGTGTCGGCGAGGCCCTTGTCCAGGTCGGTGACCTTGCCGCTCTCGTAGTCGTAGCCGAAATTCTGGATCGTGGCGAGGTAGACACCGCCGTTGATCGACGCCGGTGACGAGGACGAGTTCGGGTTCGCCGCGATGTCCAGGAACGTCTTGAAGCGCGGGTCGTACTTCAGCTTCGGCGACTTGAGGGCGGCCAGTGTGGACGGCACGTTGTGGATGTCGTTCGAGAAGCCGACGACCGCGTCCGTGTCCGTGGTGATGTACTTGACGAACTCCCAGGCCGCGTTCTGCTTGGTGCTGTTCGCGGCGATGCCGGCGATCGTGCCGGTGATGTAGCCCTTGCCGTACTGGTCCGTCTGGTTGTCGGGGACGGGCAGCGGGGCGACACCGATCTCGAAGCCGGGCTTGGCGTCCAGGGCCATGCCCAGCCGCCACTCACCGTCGAGCTGCATGGCGACCTGGCCGGTCTGGAAGGGGTGCTTGGGACCCCACTCGTCGCCCAGCGTGGCGCGGAACGTATCCAGCTTCTTGTAGCCGCCGAGGTCGTCGGCCAGCTTCTTCTGGAGGGTGAACGCCGCCTTGAACGCGGGGTCCTTGGCGACGTTCGACTTGCCGCTGGAGTCGAAGTACGTCGGCGAGAACTGGCCGAGGTAGTGCTCGGTCGTCGTCTCCCAGCCGTGGTAGTTCGGCATGAAACCGAGCTGCTTGTACGTGCTGCCCTGTGTGATCGTCAGCTTCTTGGCGTCCGCCTCGAACTGGGACCAGGTCTTGGGCGGCGAGGTGATGCCGGCCTTCTCGAACGCGGTCTTGTTGTAGTAGAGCCCGTACGCGTCGCCCAGCAGCGGCACGGCACAGCGGTCGCCGTCGAACTGCGTGTACTGGTTCATCGCGGCCGGGAAGGTCTTCTCCGGGTCGACGCCCGACTTCTTGAAGAACGGGTTGAGGTCGACCAGCGCACCCGAGGAGCAGAACTTGCCCACGTTGTTCGTGGTGAACGACGAGATGACGTCCGGGGCCTTGCCGCCGCCCGTGCGCAGCGCCTGGTTGATCTTGTCGTCGGTCATGTTGCCGACGACGTTGACGTGGATGTTGGGGTGCGCCTTCTCGAAACCGGCGACCAGCGTCTTCACGGCCTTGACCTCGGAGTCCGCGCTCCAGGCGTGCCAGAAGTTGATGGTCGTCTCCTTCGAGGCGTCGTCCTCGGCGCCGGAGGAGGACTGGCCGGTACAGGCGGTGGTGACGAGCACCACGGACACGGTCAGGGCAAAGGCCGCGTTTCGGGCGACTGAGGGTATGGCTGTGCGCATGACGGGATCTCCCAGGGACGGGACGGCGTGGAAGAGGGGGGTGGGTACGGGGGTTCAGCGTGAGGTGTCGAAGACCTCGTCGCGGGTGGCCGCGAGCGCGCTCTCCAGCGCGCCGCGCAGCACGGGGTGTTCATGGACGTCGCCGACGACCAGCCGGGGGCGGGAGGCTGCCAGTTCCTCCAGCTCGTCCTGGACGAGGGCGCGCAGGGTGTCGCCGCCGGCGGTGAGCGAGGCGCCGCTGAGGACGACGAGTTCGGGGTCGAGGACGGAGACGAGGGAGGCGAGACCGGTGGCCAGACGGGTGGCGTAGGTCTCCAGGAGCAGCCGGTTCAGGACGGTGTCCTCGGTGGTGGCACGCTCGACGAGGGCGGCGGCGACCTCGGCGTACGGCCCCGAGGGGATGTCCGTCATGCCGAGCTCACGGGCGAGGTGGGGGATGGCCTGGGAGCCCGCCAGCTCCTGATAGCCACCACTGTTGGCTTTCCTCACCTGCCGCACCAGGGGTGCTCCGGGAACCGGCAGGAAACCTACCTCTCCCGCGCCGCCGGTCCAGCCGCGGTGCAGCCGTCCGCCGAGGACCAGGGCGGCACCGAGACCGCCCTCGTTCCACAGCAGCACGAAGTCCTCGTGCCCGCGGGCCGCCCCGAGCCGTTGTTCGGCCACGGCCACGAGGTTGACGTCGTTCTCGTACTCGACCGGCATGGGCAGGGCGGCGGCGAGTTCACCGAGGAGGGCGGGGGTGTGCCAGCCCGGCAGGTGGGAGGCGTAGCGCAGTCGGCCCGTGCCCGGGTCGAAGGCGCCCGGGGTGCCGATGACGAGCCGATGGACGTCGCCGCGGGCGAGTCCCGCCGCCTTGACCGCACCGTCGAGGGCGTCGGTGACCTGCCGGACGACGGGCTGGGCGGGTCGGCGTCCCGGGGTCGGCAGTGCGAAGGAGCCGACCGTGCGGCCGGTGATGTCGGCGACCGCGGCGAGGATGCGTTCGGGGGTGACGTCGAGCCCGGCGGCGTACGCGGCGGTCGGATCGACCTCGTACAGCTGGGCGTTGGGACCGGGTCTGCCCTCGGTGGTACCGGTGGCGAGTACGAGGCCGGACGCCTCCAGGCGGGCCAGGAGCTGGGACGCGGTCGGCTTGGAGAGGCCGGTGAGCTTGCCGATCCGCGTACGGGAGAGGGGGCCGTGCTCCAGCAGGAGGTCGAGCGCGGCACGGTCGTTCATGGCGCGGAGTGTGCGTGGTGTGCCTGCCATGGGTGCCCCTCTCCGTGACTGCCGGACGACTGTACTGTCCGGCAACTGTTAGGAAGGTTTCCTATTGGATGCATCGGAACATAGGTCTGGACCACCTGTCCGTCAAGAGGGGAACGACAAACCGCCCCCGCAGGAAACGGAGTCGTTACCTGCGGGGGCGGTCGAGGGGCGGGAGTGGGCGCCTACCTGACGTCGATGGAGTCGCCGGCGGGCACTACTTCGCCGCCGGACGCTGAGCCGGTGCCTGCGCGAGCGGGGAGGCCGTCGCGGCCTGCGGGGACTCGGAGTTGGAGAAGACCGACGGTGCCGCGACCGCCGCGGTCGGGTCGGCGGCCTCTTCCTCCGGGGGGACCGTCGCCCCGCCGACGATGCGGATGTCCGCCGCGTCGAAGGCGCGTTTGATGCGCCAGCGCAGCTCACGCTCGACCGTGAGGGACTTGCCGGGCATCGTCTTGGCGGAGACCCGCACGACCATGGAGTC
Encoded proteins:
- a CDS encoding carbohydrate ABC transporter permease, with the translated sequence MTQVLDRPVELKTPASPAQRTARRKAALEWVAIHSLGLAAALFFTLPFVFVFLTSLMSDTQALSRDLIPHTWEWGNYRRVFDTPGFLTWWRNTLIYAGLGTVLTVVSSIPVAYALAKFRFRGRNLSLMLVISMMMLPPQVVIIPMYLFWAKQLGLSGTLWPLIIPMAFGDAFSIFLLRQFLMTIPNEYVDAAKVDGCGDFRTLIRVVIPMARPGIAAVALFQFFYAWNDYFGPQIYASENQNAWTLSYGLESFKGMHHTDWNLTMAATVLVMAPVILVFFFAQKAFVEGVTLTGVKG
- a CDS encoding ABC transporter substrate-binding protein, whose translation is MRTAIPSVARNAAFALTVSVVLVTTACTGQSSSGAEDDASKETTINFWHAWSADSEVKAVKTLVAGFEKAHPNIHVNVVGNMTDDKINQALRTGGGKAPDVISSFTTNNVGKFCSSGALVDLNPFFKKSGVDPEKTFPAAMNQYTQFDGDRCAVPLLGDAYGLYYNKTAFEKAGITSPPKTWSQFEADAKKLTITQGSTYKQLGFMPNYHGWETTTEHYLGQFSPTYFDSSGKSNVAKDPAFKAAFTLQKKLADDLGGYKKLDTFRATLGDEWGPKHPFQTGQVAMQLDGEWRLGMALDAKPGFEIGVAPLPVPDNQTDQYGKGYITGTIAGIAANSTKQNAAWEFVKYITTDTDAVVGFSNDIHNVPSTLAALKSPKLKYDPRFKTFLDIAANPNSSSSPASINGGVYLATIQNFGYDYESGKVTDLDKGLADTAQQIDTDIAQAK
- a CDS encoding carbohydrate ABC transporter permease; the protein is MSTVTLASKRRGSGLAAKRRKQALRTAAFMSPWLIGFTVFFAYPLLSTVYFSFMHYDGFKPPTWSGTKNWTYVFEHYPFFWPALRNTLWLVVVMVSLRVVFGLGVGLLITKIKTGTGIFRTLFYLPYLAPPVAATMAFAFLLNPGTGPVNSVLEKVGIPAPGWFNDPTWSKPALTLLALWGIGDLMVIFMAALLDVPQEQYEAAELDGASAWQRFRFVTLPNISPIVMFAVVTGVIQTMQYYTQPLIAGKVASGVIQGAGTQFEPGYPEKSTLTLPQLVYNLGFQRFDYGSACVVALVLFALSMVFTAFLMRRRGGLIQAGD
- a CDS encoding ROK family transcriptional regulator; protein product: MAGTPRTLRAMNDRAALDLLLEHGPLSRTRIGKLTGLSKPTASQLLARLEASGLVLATGTTEGRPGPNAQLYEVDPTAAYAAGLDVTPERILAAVADITGRTVGSFALPTPGRRPAQPVVRQVTDALDGAVKAAGLARGDVHRLVIGTPGAFDPGTGRLRYASHLPGWHTPALLGELAAALPMPVEYENDVNLVAVAEQRLGAARGHEDFVLLWNEGGLGAALVLGGRLHRGWTGGAGEVGFLPVPGAPLVRQVRKANSGGYQELAGSQAIPHLARELGMTDIPSGPYAEVAAALVERATTEDTVLNRLLLETYATRLATGLASLVSVLDPELVVLSGASLTAGGDTLRALVQDELEELAASRPRLVVGDVHEHPVLRGALESALAATRDEVFDTSR